Proteins encoded within one genomic window of Hermetia illucens chromosome 2, iHerIll2.2.curated.20191125, whole genome shotgun sequence:
- the LOC119648681 gene encoding uncharacterized protein LOC119648681 gives MAKILIAVGIASLCAAISTAYDFKDSAFNEVIFRDLLDLTDDDDNSVLHREVRTADTAAIRVDPLPSAECKEKRRDRGFYCCNDKVDLNQLEIIRGVRKECLAELHGNDSDIYFKFDPFTCEKLEELKKDVTCIAECVGKKFGLLDDSGNIKPDIFLAYLKMKAKDSEWKLQVTDEIAGKCIEDTRKEVEHHLAERGLTSGKICNPSSLKISQCLWREYVRACPKNLQTDSPKCCKLREKIEKGDAVTYKGFYLRHLNDDK, from the exons ATGGCTAAGATATTAATAGCAGTTGGAATAGCATCACTTTGTGCAGCAATAAGTACCGCTTATGACTTTAAGGATTCGGCATTTA ATGAGGTAATTTTTAGGGATCTACTTGATCtcactgatgatgatgataattcagTCCTTCACCGAGAAGTTCGAACCGCGGATACTGCAGCTATCCGAGTAGATCCTCTACCAAGTGCAGAGTGCAAAGAAAAGAGAAGAGATCGCGGATTTTACTGTTGTAATGATAAAGTCGACCTTAATCAATTGGAGATAATTAGGGGTGTCAGAAAGGAATGTCTAGCTGAGCTCCATGGAAATGATT CCGATATCTACTTCAAATTCGACCCATTCACTTGTGAAAAACTAGAAGAGCTCAAAAAGGATGTAACCTGCATTGCTGAATGTGTTGGCAAAAAATTCGGACTCCTCGATGACTCTGGGAATATCAAGCCTGATATCTTCCTGGCTTACTTGAAAATGAAGGCAAAGGACTCTGAATGGAAGCTGCAAGTTACTGACGAAATTGCGGGAAAGTGTATTGAGGATACCAGGAAGGAAGTTGAGCATCATCTTGCTGAACGAGGTTTGACAAGTGGGAAGATATGTAATCCAAGTTCATTGAAAATCAGTCAGTGTTTGTGGCGTGAATATGTGAGAGCGTGTCCGAAGAATCTTCAAACAGATTCGCCAAAGTGCTGTAAGTTAAGGGAGAAAATTGAGAAAGGTGACGCTGTTACCTATAAGGGATTCTATTTGAGGCATTTGAATGATGATAAGTGA